In a single window of the Gossypium hirsutum isolate 1008001.06 chromosome D02, Gossypium_hirsutum_v2.1, whole genome shotgun sequence genome:
- the LOC107949519 gene encoding probable ribosome biogenesis protein RLP24 translates to MRLEKCWFCSSTVYPGHGIQFVRNDAKIFRFCKSKCHKNFKMKRNPRKVKWTKAYRRLHGKDMTQDSTFEFERKRNRPERYDRNLAENTLKAIKKIDKIISDRASDHIKNRLKTGKVQRQKEARKQLELGIHLVKAPLALAQDSSLCLPKIKVNVSQAQTEENQPMED, encoded by the exons ATGAGATTAGAGAAGTGCTGGTTTTGTTCCTCCACTGTATATCCGGGGCATGGTATTCAATTTGTTCGCAACGATGCCAAG ATTTTCCGTTTCTGTAAATCGAAATGCCACAAGAACTTCAAGATGAAGAGGAATCCCCGTAAAGTAAAATGGACCAAGGCCTATAGGCGTTTGCATGGAAAGGACATGACACAG GATTCAACATTTGAGTTTGAGAGAAAACGTAATAGGCCGGAGAGATATGATAGAAACCTTGCAGAGAATACTCTGAAGGCCATTAAAAAGATTGATAAAATCATATCAGACAGGGCATCTGACCACATCAAAAACAG GCTTAAGACAGGCAAAGTCCAGAGGCAGAAAGAAGCAAGGAAGCAATTGGAGCTGGGCATTCACTTGGTCAAAGCTCCGCTCGCACTTGCACAAGATTCATCTCTTTGTCTTCCAAAAATCAAAGTCAATGTGTCCCAAGCACAGACAGAAGAGAATCAGCCCATGGAAGACTGA